The Natrinema saccharevitans genome includes the window CGGTTACTCGCATCGAATCATCTTCCTCGACGAGGCCGACGCCTTGACCTCCGACGCCCAGTCCGCGCTTCGCCGAACGATGGAGCAGTTCTCGAACAACACTCGCTTCATCCTCTCGTGTAACTACTCGAGCCAGATCATCGACCCCATCCAGTCGCGGTGTGCGGTCTTCCGATTCACCGAACTCACCGAGGACGCCATCGAGGCGCAGGTGCGCGAAATCGCCGCGAACGAGGGGATCGAGGTCACCGACGACGGGGTCGACGCGCTGGTCTTCGCGGCCGACGGCGACATGCGGAAGGCGATCAACGGGCTGCAGGCCGCCGCCGTGATGGGCGAGACCGTCGACGAGGAGACGGTCTTCGCGATCACCGCCACCGCCCGCCCCGAGGAGGTCGAGGCGATGGTCGAACACGCCATCGACGGCGATTTCACCGCCGCTCGGGCCGCCCTCGAGGACCTCTTGACCGAGCGCGGACTCGCCGGCGGCGACGTGATCGACCAACTCCACCGCTCGGCGTGGGAGTTCGACGTCCCCGAGCGGGCGACCGTGCGCCTGCTCGAGCGCCTCGGCGAGGTCGATTACCGGATCACGGAAGGGGCGAACGAACGGTTGCAACTCGAGGCGATGCTGGCGTCGCTGGCGCTCGAAAACGAGTCCTGAGCGGTTGTCTACGTTTCGTCGTCGACCGAGTCGACGCCGCGGAAGGCGAAGGCGATGCCGCCGTCGTCGGCGTCTCGGCGAAGACGACGCAGTCGGACGCGGCCGCCCAGTTGCGGACCCGCTCGACCGTCGTCACCGCCTGGACCGACCGCGTCGGCCCCGACTCGACGGCCTCGAGCGCGTCGGCACCGTCGCTGGCCGCCCGTTCGGTGTCGGCCACGTAGAGAACCGTTCGGGGTCGCGAGGTCGCCGCAGGGGGTGCCGTCGCGGCTCACGTCTGTCCCACGTGACTGGACCCGTGGGACATAGTTCTGTTGCACGCATCGACCGCTGAACCGCGGCCGCCGATCGGATCGGCTCGAGGGGGGGTTAGTCGGCGGTGGTGTTCGTCCGCGGCTGCCACGCCGACCGGAGCCGGCGGAGCCAGTAGCTCCCGACGATCCCGGCGGGGACGAGCCAGAGCCCACCAAACGGTGCGTACCACTCGTAGACGTACGCGGGCGCGGCGGCGACGAACCGGGCTACGCCGAACGCGGCGACGATCGACACGGCGGTGACGAACAGCAACCCGTCGTCGTCGATCGGAACCGCCCAGAACCGGAGCGAGCCCGCTCGCCGGGCGTCCGCCGCGACGAGCGCGACCGCGGCCGCGCTCGCACCGACGGTCAGTCCGGTCGCGAGGTCGAGACCGAGGACGTAGCTCCCGACGACGAGGTCGCCGAGGGCGACGGGAACCACCGGGAGGAGCGCGGCCAGTCCGGGACCGCCGTTCCAGAGCGCATAGCAGAAGGGAACGACCAGCAGCGTCAGCGTGACGAACGCGATGAAGACCATGCTGAGCGCGTCGAACCCCTTCGACGAGACGGTGTCGAGAACGTCGCCACCGACCGTCACCTGTGCGCCGAGATAGCTGGTGACGAACATCGCGACTAGACCGCCCAGATACGCGATCGTCAGCGCCGTCCGCCGCCGATAGCGGCCGACGAGAGGATGGTCGAGGGCGACACCGATCGACGCCGTCGCATCCGGCGCGTCGCTTTCGTCGGTGATCGGCTCGTCGACCCAGTCGGCGACCGCCGCCGGGGGCTCGGCGGCTTCGACCGTCCCGCTCGAGTCGGTTTCGTCCGGCGGGGACGGGAGCAGCGCCGCTCCGACGATCGTTCCGACGCCGGCCAGCCCGGCCTTTCGGAGGAGGCTCCGTCGCGTCGATACGGTTACCTCCGCCGTCGACGGCGTCGAACTACAGATGCCGGGGTCGGCGGCCGTTGCTCCGCACCGTCTCCGCCGATCGTTCGTCGTGTGTTCCGATCCCACAGCGTTTGCCTCATTGATAATTCGTTCTACAGGAACACGCCCCATTACTTATTGATTTCTAACTAATTATATAATGAAATAATTTGCGACGGACGGCCCCTATCGGACCGCTCACGACCGCTCGCCGTCGGGTAACATCTGCGTTCGACTCTCGCGTTCCCGATACCGTTCGTCTCGTCATCCCCTTCGGGCGGCGGGGTTGCGGAACTGTTTTACGCGCTGCAGGGGCAATAGACGCGTAATGAGCGAACTGGCGGCAGAATACCGCCTCGAGTACTTCGAGGAGGAAGGGTTCGAGCGCAAGGAGTGCCCGAAGTGTGGCGCACACTTCTGGACGCGCGATCACGGCAGGGAGACCTGCGGTGAACCGCCCTGCGAGGAGTACGGCTTCATCGACAACTCGGGTTTCGAGGAGTCGTACGACCTCTCGGGGATGCGCGAGGCCTTTCTCTCTTACTTCGAGGATCACGACCACGAGCGAATCGAGCCCTACCCGGTCGCGGCGAACCGCTGGCGCGACGACGTCTTGCTGACCCAGGCGTCGATCTACGACTTCCAGCCGCTGGTGACCAGCGGCGAGACGCCCCCGCCTGCGAACCCGCTGACGGTCTCGCAGCCCTGCATCCGGATGCAGGACATCGACAACGTCGGCAAGACCGGACGACACACGATGGCCTTCGAGATGATGGCCCACCACGCGTTCAACACGCGCGAGGAGGTCGACGAAGACGAGTACGCCTACCACGGCGAGGTCTACTGGAAGGACCGGACCGTGGAACTCTGTGACGGCTTCTTCGAGTCGATGGGCGTCGATCTCGAGGAGGTCATCTACATCGAGGACCCGTGGGTCGGCGGCGGCAACGCCGGGCCCGCCATCGAGGTCATCTACCGCGGCGTCGAACTCGCCACGCTGGTTTTCATGTCGATGGAGCAAGACTCCGACGGCGAGTACGAGATGAAAGACGGGAACCGCTACAGCCCGATGGACACCTACATCGTCGACACGGGCTACGGCCTCGAGCGCTGGACCTGGGTCTCCCAGGGCACTCCGACCGTCTACGAGGCGGTCTATCCCGACATGATCGCCTTCCTGAAGGACAACGCCGGACTCGACCACACCGACGAGCAGGAGGAACTGATCCACCGCGCCGCCAAGCTCGCGGGCCACATGGACATCGACGAGGCCGAGGACATGGAGACCGCCCGCGGCGAGATCGCCGCGGAACTCGACGTCGACGTCGACGTCCTCGAGGACCTGATGGAACCGCTCGAGGATATCTACGCCATCGCGGACCACTGTCGCACGCTGGCGTACATGCTCGGCGACGGCATCGTCCCCTCGAACGTCGGCACCGGCTACCTCGCGCGGATGGTGCTTCGCCGCACCAAACGGCTCTGTGACACCGTCGGGGTCGACGCGCCGCTGGACGAACTCGTCGACATGCAGGCCGAACGGCTCGAGTACGAGAACCGCGACACGATCCGCGACATCGTCCGCACCGAGGTCGAGAAGTACCGCGAGACCTTAGAGCGGGGCGGTCGCCGGGTCGAGACGCTGGCCGAGGAGTACGCGGAGAAAGGCGAGCCGATCCCCACCGAGGACCTGATCGAGCTCTACGACTCCCACGGCATCCAGCCGGACATGGTCGCGGAAATCGCCGCGGAATCGGGCGCGGACGTCGAGATCCCCGACGACTTCTATAGCCTCGTCGCGAAGCGCCACGACACGCCCGAGGCCGTCGCGGAGGCCGAAGACGAGGAGGACGAACGCTTCGCGGACCTCCCTGAGACGGACAAGCTCTACTACGACGACCAGGGGCGCACCCAGTTCGAGGCGGTCGTGCTGGACGTCTTCGAGCGCGAGGACGGCTACGACGTCGTCCTCGATCAGACGATGTTCTACCCCGAGGGCGGCGGCCAGCCCGCCGACACGGGGACGCTCTCGACCGACGACACGACCGTCGAGGTCGAAGACGTCCAGATCGAGGACGGCGTGATCCTCCACCGGACCGACGAGAGCCCCGGCAAGGGCGAGTTCGTCAACGGGCAGGTCGACGGCGGCCGCCGTCGCCAGCTCATGCGCCACCACACGGCGACCCACATCGTCATCCACGCCGCCCGACAGGTGCTTGGCGAACACATCCGCCAGGCCGGCGCACAGAAGGGCGTCGACTCCTCGCGGATCGACGTCCGCCACTACGACCGCATCTCCCGCGCGGACGTCAAGGAGATCGAGTCCCTGGCAAACGAGATCATCATGGACAACACGCAGGTCACCCAGGAGTGGCCCGATCGCCACGACGCCGAGGCCGAACACGGCTTCGACCTCTATCAGGGCGGAATCCCGCCGGGCGAGCAGATCCGGCTGGTCACCGTCGACGACGACGTTCAGGCCTGCGGCGGCACCCACGTCGCTCGCACCGGCGACATCGGCACGATCAAGCTCCTCTCGACCGAGCGCGTCCAGGACGGCGTCGAACGGATCACCTTCGCGGCCGGCGAGGCCGCCATCGAGGCCACGCAAGCGAAGGAAGACGCCCTCTACGAGGCCGCCGAGATCCTCGACGTCTCCCCGGAGGACGTCCCCGAGACCGCCGAGCGGTTCTTCGAGGAGTGGAAGGCTCGAGGCAAGGAGATCGAGGACCTGACCGAACAGCTCGCCGCGGCCCGCGCCGGCGGCGGTGGCGGCGGCGAGGAGGTCGAGGTCGGCGAGACGACTGCCGTCGTCGATCGCATCGACGCCGACATGGACGAGCTCCGGGCGACCGCCAACGCCCTCGTCGAGGACGGCAAGATCGCAGTGCTGGGCAGCGGCGAGAGCGGTGCCCAGTTCGTCGTCGCCGTCCCCGACGACGTGGGCGTCAACGCCGGCGAAGTCGTCGGCGAACTCGCCTCGAGAGTCGGCGGCGGCGGCGGCGGCCCGCCGGACTTCGCACAGGGCGGCGGCCCCAACGTCGACGATCTCGACGACGCGCTCGAGGACGCCCCCGACGTGTTGCGCCAGATCCTGAACGCCTGATCGGAACCTCGAGCGCTCTCGAATCGAAACTCGAGTCGAAACCGTCCCCTTCTTTCACCGCGGTCCCGTCGGTTCTCCCATGCCGACCGCATCGAACGGAGCCGTCTCGCTGTACTACGACCGCGCGGGCGAGGGCGAGCCCGTCGTCTTCGTCCCCGAGGCCGGCCTCGGCGGCTGGCTGTGGGGCTGGCAACACGCCGCCGTCGCCGGCCCCCACGAGGCCGTCGTCTGGGACCTCCGCGGGACGGGCCGCTCCGACGCGCCGCCGGGCCCCTACGACCTCGAGACGCTCGTCGCCGATCTCGAGGCGGTGCTGGCGGACTGCGACGTTCGCAACGCCCACCTCGTTGGCTGTGGCCTCGGCGGGGCGATCGCGCTCGAGGCCGCCCGGACCTCGAGTCGCGTCGCGACGCTGACGCTGTTCGGCACGGCGGCTCGGGGCGAGGCGTTCGACCTCGAGCCCCTGTTCGCGCCGCCGGACGACCGGGACGCACTCGAGGCGTCGCTCGAGACGGGGCTCTCCGCGGACTTCCTCGAGAACCAGCCCGACGTACGCGAGGGGATCGTCGACTGGCGGGCCGACGGCGACGCCGATCGGGCGGGCTGGGAGGCACAGGTCGCGGCGCTCGAGGACGTTGCCGCGACCGACTGGCTGGTCGACGTGACCCAGCCCACGCGGGTGATCCACGGCGGCGCGGACGAGTTGGTTTCGCCCGCGGCCGGGAAGGAGGTGGCACGAGGGCTGCCCCGCGGGGAGTTCCGGCCCCTCGAGGGCGCGGGCCACCTCTGTTTCGTCGAGCGCTCGCGGACGGTCAACGATCTGTTGCTGGGTTTTCTCGAGGCACAGACGACCGATTCCGAGTAACGGGCTCGACCGATACCGGGGGTGCTTGCGACTGACCCCCGCCATACTACGTACGCGAGCGTGGAAGCGACCGCCGTGACCCTCTCGCTGGCCCGCCGGGCGGACCGCTTCCCGAATCGGACGGCGGTCGTCGACATCTCGGAGGATCGGTTATACGCGCCCGCGGAGGCGATTCACGAGGATCGAGTCTCCTACGGCGAGCTATCGGCGATCGCGACCCGGACCGCCGAACGCCTCGTCGCGCTCGGGATCTGTCCCGGCGACACGGTCTGTCTCGTCACCCGAAACCGGGTCGCGTCGCTGGCGCTGTTTTTCGCCTGCCGACGGCTCGGAGCGACGCTCGCGCCGGTTTCCCATCTGCTGACGCCTGCCACCGTCGACCGTCCGTTCGACGTCTTGGAGCCCGATCTCGTCGTCGCGGAGGCGGCCCAGCGCGATCTGGTGCGGTCGATCCCGTTCGACCGGTCGGTGACCCTCGAGGCGTTGTCCGAGACCGACCGCGCCGGTATCGAGGTCGACGATCGCCGGCCGGGCGAGTTCCCCCTGCTCGCGCTCCACGGTCAGTCGGGACGGCCGATCGCGGGCTATGCGAGCGACACCCTCGAGCGAAACTGTCGCACGGGTATCGCCGCGTGGGGGCTGGCGGCGAACGACGTCGTTTCGCTCACGACGCCGCTGGCCGCTCCGGACGGACTCGTCCGCGTCGCGGTGTCGGTCTTGTACGTCGGCGGCACGCTCCTGCTCGATCGGGCCTTCGACCCCGGCGACGCCGCAGCCGCGATCGCCGAGGAGGGGGCCACGCTGTTACCCGGCCGGGCGACGGTCCTCCGCGATATCGTCGCCGAACCGGACTTCGACGCCGCCGCCGACTCGCTCGAGCGGGCGGTCTGCGAAGCGCCGGTCGACGACGACGTGATCGAAACTTACCGGGACCGCGACGTCCAGGTCGCGCGGGTCTATGGCCGCCTCGAGTG containing:
- a CDS encoding replication factor C small subunit, encoding MSEAEADTDVEAAEPTPGKTEVWIEKYRPELLADIKGHENIVPRLENYVEQDDLPHLLFAGPAGTGKTTAAQAIAREVYGDDWRENFLELNASDQRGIDVVRDRIKDFARSSFGGYSHRIIFLDEADALTSDAQSALRRTMEQFSNNTRFILSCNYSSQIIDPIQSRCAVFRFTELTEDAIEAQVREIAANEGIEVTDDGVDALVFAADGDMRKAINGLQAAAVMGETVDEETVFAITATARPEEVEAMVEHAIDGDFTAARAALEDLLTERGLAGGDVIDQLHRSAWEFDVPERATVRLLERLGEVDYRITEGANERLQLEAMLASLALENES
- the alaS gene encoding alanine--tRNA ligase encodes the protein MSELAAEYRLEYFEEEGFERKECPKCGAHFWTRDHGRETCGEPPCEEYGFIDNSGFEESYDLSGMREAFLSYFEDHDHERIEPYPVAANRWRDDVLLTQASIYDFQPLVTSGETPPPANPLTVSQPCIRMQDIDNVGKTGRHTMAFEMMAHHAFNTREEVDEDEYAYHGEVYWKDRTVELCDGFFESMGVDLEEVIYIEDPWVGGGNAGPAIEVIYRGVELATLVFMSMEQDSDGEYEMKDGNRYSPMDTYIVDTGYGLERWTWVSQGTPTVYEAVYPDMIAFLKDNAGLDHTDEQEELIHRAAKLAGHMDIDEAEDMETARGEIAAELDVDVDVLEDLMEPLEDIYAIADHCRTLAYMLGDGIVPSNVGTGYLARMVLRRTKRLCDTVGVDAPLDELVDMQAERLEYENRDTIRDIVRTEVEKYRETLERGGRRVETLAEEYAEKGEPIPTEDLIELYDSHGIQPDMVAEIAAESGADVEIPDDFYSLVAKRHDTPEAVAEAEDEEDERFADLPETDKLYYDDQGRTQFEAVVLDVFEREDGYDVVLDQTMFYPEGGGQPADTGTLSTDDTTVEVEDVQIEDGVILHRTDESPGKGEFVNGQVDGGRRRQLMRHHTATHIVIHAARQVLGEHIRQAGAQKGVDSSRIDVRHYDRISRADVKEIESLANEIIMDNTQVTQEWPDRHDAEAEHGFDLYQGGIPPGEQIRLVTVDDDVQACGGTHVARTGDIGTIKLLSTERVQDGVERITFAAGEAAIEATQAKEDALYEAAEILDVSPEDVPETAERFFEEWKARGKEIEDLTEQLAAARAGGGGGGEEVEVGETTAVVDRIDADMDELRATANALVEDGKIAVLGSGESGAQFVVAVPDDVGVNAGEVVGELASRVGGGGGGPPDFAQGGGPNVDDLDDALEDAPDVLRQILNA
- a CDS encoding alpha/beta fold hydrolase; translation: MPTASNGAVSLYYDRAGEGEPVVFVPEAGLGGWLWGWQHAAVAGPHEAVVWDLRGTGRSDAPPGPYDLETLVADLEAVLADCDVRNAHLVGCGLGGAIALEAARTSSRVATLTLFGTAARGEAFDLEPLFAPPDDRDALEASLETGLSADFLENQPDVREGIVDWRADGDADRAGWEAQVAALEDVAATDWLVDVTQPTRVIHGGADELVSPAAGKEVARGLPRGEFRPLEGAGHLCFVERSRTVNDLLLGFLEAQTTDSE
- a CDS encoding AMP-binding protein, which codes for MEATAVTLSLARRADRFPNRTAVVDISEDRLYAPAEAIHEDRVSYGELSAIATRTAERLVALGICPGDTVCLVTRNRVASLALFFACRRLGATLAPVSHLLTPATVDRPFDVLEPDLVVAEAAQRDLVRSIPFDRSVTLEALSETDRAGIEVDDRRPGEFPLLALHGQSGRPIAGYASDTLERNCRTGIAAWGLAANDVVSLTTPLAAPDGLVRVAVSVLYVGGTLLLDRAFDPGDAAAAIAEEGATLLPGRATVLRDIVAEPDFDAAADSLERAVCEAPVDDDVIETYRDRDVQVARVYGRLECPTALSEGFVDDARAGDAEGSPVGRPVPDCRARLVDDAVLEGAADGRLQLSGPVVADGYVSAAGTDDERSEGPAALERADDEAGDRGRFVDGWFDTGDRFRRDEAGTYYLR